A region of Micromonospora sp. WMMD882 DNA encodes the following proteins:
- a CDS encoding condensation domain-containing protein, whose translation MTLSRPGDRRTAADATGAGPARPLSPVERWYWIADQVSTLNVVGRVRADGRLTLPDLRRGLDALQRRHPLLRVAIAVDGNSADPRFVSTGSPIPLRHVPADDARPGPPDRWWEQEVDRRELAEPVDWRRGPLVRAVVLDHPAGGHDLLVTVPHCVADGTTVLALLRDWVEFAARPAAVTDGAVTPDVESAPVRPPAERMLPWRHRGWAGRLALARKQRRDGRDLVRHRPRRVEPSLAVPFAQRQTRLVHRELTRGQVDALARACRRENTTVHGALAAAMVAAVARDAGPVTPGAFSIGSPIDFRSALTPPVSDREVGSYVATVPSIVGYRPDGGLWPMARTVSRDLARRRARGEHFAMVNLVTRACPPTVAAAAPFLEFMEASGPINLCLSNLGRYDFPAEVGPVRLSGAQFVAGISVSGYLVGTVNTSHDRLFWNFTYIDRAMPTGRVERIADDAVHAVLSACDGPAGKQILDGSPREAR comes from the coding sequence ATGACCCTCTCGCGCCCCGGTGACCGGCGGACGGCGGCGGACGCCACCGGGGCCGGGCCCGCCCGGCCACTGAGCCCGGTCGAGCGCTGGTACTGGATCGCCGACCAGGTCTCCACGTTGAACGTCGTCGGTCGGGTCCGGGCCGACGGCCGGCTCACCCTGCCCGACCTGCGCCGGGGCCTGGACGCGCTCCAGCGGCGGCACCCGCTGCTGCGGGTGGCCATCGCGGTGGACGGCAACTCGGCCGACCCCCGGTTCGTGTCGACCGGCAGCCCGATCCCGCTGCGCCACGTCCCGGCGGACGACGCCCGGCCCGGACCGCCGGACCGGTGGTGGGAGCAGGAGGTCGACCGGCGGGAGCTGGCCGAGCCGGTGGACTGGCGTCGTGGCCCGCTCGTCCGGGCGGTGGTCCTCGACCACCCGGCCGGTGGCCACGACCTGCTGGTGACGGTGCCGCACTGCGTCGCCGACGGCACGACGGTGCTCGCGCTGCTGCGCGACTGGGTGGAGTTCGCGGCGCGGCCCGCCGCCGTCACCGACGGCGCGGTGACCCCCGACGTCGAGTCGGCGCCGGTACGGCCGCCGGCGGAGCGGATGCTGCCCTGGCGACACCGGGGGTGGGCCGGTCGGCTCGCGCTGGCCCGCAAGCAACGGCGGGACGGTCGCGACCTGGTACGGCACCGACCGCGCCGGGTGGAGCCGAGCCTGGCGGTACCCTTCGCGCAGCGGCAGACCCGGCTCGTCCACCGGGAACTCACCCGCGGGCAGGTCGACGCGCTGGCGCGGGCGTGCCGGCGGGAAAACACGACCGTGCACGGCGCGCTCGCCGCCGCCATGGTGGCCGCCGTGGCGCGGGACGCCGGGCCGGTCACCCCGGGCGCCTTCTCCATCGGCTCGCCGATCGACTTCCGGTCCGCCCTGACGCCACCGGTCTCCGACCGCGAGGTGGGCAGCTACGTGGCGACCGTACCGTCGATCGTCGGGTACCGGCCGGACGGGGGACTCTGGCCGATGGCCCGGACGGTCAGCCGTGACCTGGCGCGCCGGCGGGCCCGGGGCGAGCACTTCGCGATGGTCAACCTGGTCACCCGGGCCTGCCCGCCCACGGTGGCCGCGGCGGCGCCGTTCCTGGAGTTCATGGAGGCGAGCGGGCCGATCAACCTCTGCCTGTCGAACCTCGGCCGGTACGACTTCCCGGCCGAGGTCGGCCCGGTACGACTCTCCGGCGCCCAGTTCGTCGCCGGCATCTCGGTCAGCGGCTACCTGGTGGGCACGGTCAACACCAGCCACGACCGGCTCTTCTGGAACTTCACCTACATCGACCGGGCCATGCCCACCGGACGGGTGGAACGGATCGCCGACGACGCCGTCCACGCTGTCCTGTCCGCCTGCGACGGCCCGGCCGGGAAGCAGATCCTCGATGGTAGCCCCAGGGAGGCCCGATGA
- a CDS encoding FAD-dependent monooxygenase produces the protein MTDRRRPKVIVIGAGIGGLTAAVALRRVGIEVEVYERATRLRPAGTALSLMCNALAALRTLDIDLRLDKHGQVFEELRFLTTRGRPIRTLRFKEIGDRLGETNVAIHRADLQQALLTEAGDCPIFLGATAERVETGADGVRVTFADGREAYGDVLIGADGFHSAVRRHLLGAETPQEAGYVCWLATIPFTHPRMTPGYVGHYWGAGQRFGLIDIGQGRAYWWGTRNMAPDEARRWRGTVDDIARVYRGWAPEVRAAIDATPLEAIVTVPAQDRPFLERWGAGPVTLLGDAAHPMLTSLGQGAAMAVEDAVVLATVLADAPDPVAGLREYEDRRRNRARQVVATSREVSRIEQLAALRPRLGRNLYFRFAPMARLNAANEAVLLTFDPAGS, from the coding sequence ATGACGGACCGCCGACGACCCAAAGTGATCGTGATCGGCGCCGGTATCGGCGGGCTGACGGCGGCGGTGGCGCTGCGCCGGGTCGGGATCGAGGTGGAGGTCTACGAGCGGGCCACCCGGTTGCGCCCGGCCGGTACGGCGCTGTCGCTGATGTGCAACGCGCTGGCCGCGCTGCGTACCCTCGACATCGACCTCCGGTTGGACAAGCACGGCCAGGTCTTCGAGGAGTTGCGGTTCCTGACCACCCGGGGCCGGCCGATCCGTACCCTGCGGTTCAAGGAGATCGGCGACCGGCTGGGCGAGACCAACGTGGCCATCCACCGGGCCGACCTGCAACAGGCGCTGCTGACCGAGGCGGGTGACTGCCCGATCTTCCTGGGCGCGACCGCCGAGCGGGTCGAGACCGGCGCCGACGGCGTCCGGGTCACCTTCGCCGACGGCCGCGAGGCGTACGGCGACGTGCTGATCGGCGCGGACGGCTTCCACTCTGCGGTCCGCCGTCACCTGTTGGGCGCCGAGACGCCGCAGGAGGCCGGCTACGTCTGCTGGCTGGCCACCATCCCGTTCACCCATCCCCGGATGACGCCGGGATACGTCGGGCACTACTGGGGCGCCGGTCAGCGGTTCGGACTCATCGACATCGGGCAGGGCCGGGCGTACTGGTGGGGCACGAGGAACATGGCCCCGGACGAGGCCCGGCGGTGGCGGGGCACGGTGGACGACATCGCCCGGGTCTACCGGGGCTGGGCGCCCGAGGTGCGCGCGGCGATCGACGCGACGCCGCTGGAGGCGATCGTGACCGTACCGGCCCAGGACCGTCCGTTCCTCGAACGCTGGGGTGCGGGGCCGGTCACCCTCCTCGGTGACGCCGCGCACCCGATGCTGACCAGCCTGGGTCAGGGGGCGGCGATGGCGGTCGAGGACGCGGTGGTGCTGGCCACGGTGCTCGCCGACGCGCCCGACCCGGTCGCCGGTCTGCGCGAGTACGAGGACCGGCGTCGCAACCGCGCCCGCCAGGTGGTGGCGACGTCCCGCGAGGTGAGCCGGATCGAGCAGTTGGCGGCGCTGCGGCCCCGCCTCGGCCGCAACCTGTACTTCCGGTTCGCGCCGATGGCCCGGTTGAACGCGGCGAACGAGGCGGTCCTGTTGACCTTCGATCCCGCCGGGTCCTGA
- a CDS encoding nuclear transport factor 2 family protein, whose translation MTDTTTEARRDGSRAVFARQLKLLETGGITEWVALFHPDGVLEFPYAPPGFPREVRGTEAIHAHMRNFPEQLDVTFSGVVHHDTVDPELVVAEFEAVGTALVSGRPFRQRYVSLLWLRDGRITRYRDYWNPLAVLAAIGGPDTFRELFADPAAGG comes from the coding sequence ATGACCGACACCACCACCGAGGCGCGTCGCGACGGGTCGCGCGCGGTCTTCGCCCGGCAGTTGAAGCTGCTGGAGACCGGGGGCATCACCGAGTGGGTGGCGCTGTTCCACCCCGACGGGGTCCTGGAGTTCCCGTACGCGCCGCCCGGCTTTCCCCGCGAGGTGCGCGGGACGGAGGCGATCCACGCGCACATGCGGAACTTCCCCGAGCAGCTCGACGTGACCTTCTCCGGGGTGGTCCACCACGACACCGTCGACCCGGAGCTGGTCGTCGCCGAGTTCGAGGCGGTCGGCACGGCGCTGGTCAGCGGTCGCCCGTTCCGGCAGCGCTACGTCTCGCTGCTCTGGCTGCGCGACGGCCGGATCACGCGCTACCGCGACTACTGGAACCCGCTGGCGGTGCTGGCCGCGATCGGCGGCCCGGACACCTTCCGGGAGCTGTTCGCCGACCCGGCCGCCGGAGGCTGA